TCGGTGGAAGCCACGATGCTCTTGTCCATCTCTCCCACCAATCTCTCCACGGCGATGACCTTCTCCCCTTCCTCCAGGCGCTTCGCCCTCACGCCCTGGGTCAAGCGTCCGGTCACCCGGAACTCGCTAACCGAGGTGCGCATGACGTCACCGGAGTCCGAAGCTATGAGGATGCCATCCTCATCGGACACCTCCAGCACCGACACCACTTTGCCGGTCTTGGGGCTGATGCGCATGGCCTTGATGCCCCTGCCGCCCCGGTGGGTCTTGCGATAGACGTCTCGCACCTCCTCGTCCTCTGGCTCGACGCCCTCCGGCTCCGCCTCCTTTTCGTCCGTCACCGTCTCCTCTTCCGCGGGAGCTTCCCACTTGCCCACTACCGAGACCTTTCCGTAGCCTCTTTCCGTTATGGTAAGAAGCTTGGAGTCCTTGGTGACCAGGGTCATGCTGACGACCTCGTCCCCCTCGAACAGGCGGATGCCGATGACGCCCGTCGCCGGCCTACCCATCGAACGCACGTCGTTCTCGTCGAAGCGGATGGCCCTGCCGTTACGAGTGCCAAGGATCACTTCCTTGGAGCCGTCCGAGATCCTGGTGTCGATGAGCTCGTCGCCTTCCCTCAGGCCCAGAGCGATGATGCCGTTGATGCGCACGTTCTTGTATGCGACCAAGGCGGTCTTCTTGATGATGCCCTTGCGCGTGGCGAAGACCAGGTAGTGCGTGGAATCGAACTCCTTCACCGGCAGCTTGTTGATGACCTTCTCCCCCTCCTCCAGGCGGGGAAGGAGGTTGACGATCGGCTTGCCTTTGGAATGCCTCCCGCCCACGGGTATCCTCCAGGTCTTGAGCAGGAACATCTTGCCCTGGCTGGTGAAGAACATGATGTTGTCGTGGGTGCTGGAGACGAAAAGATCGGTCACATGGTCCTCCTCCTTGGTCTCCATGCCTATGAGCCCCATGCCCCCGCGCCTCTGCTGCTTGTAGGTGTCCAGGGGCAAGCGTTTGATGTACCCGTCCTGGGTGACCATGATGACCATGTCCTCCACGGGGATCAGGTCCTCGATGTCCAGGTCCACGGCGTTCTGCACGATCTCCGTCTTGCGCTCGTCGCCGTAATCGCTCTTGAGCTGCAGCAGTTCGCCCTTGATGATGGAGAGGATGCGCTCTTCGCTAGCCAGTATCGCTTCCAGCTCGGAGATGAGCTTCTCGATGTCCGCGAACTCCTGTCGCAATGATTCGAGCTCCAGCCCGGTGAGCTTCTGCAGCCTCATGTCCAGGATGGCCTTGGCCTGCTCCTCGTCCAGCTCGAAGCGGGCCATGAGCCCGATCTTCGCCTCCTCGGGGCTCTGGGCAGCGCGGATGATCTGGATCGTCTCGTCCAGAGCGTCCACCGCCTTCATCAGCCCGATGAGGATGTGCTCCCGCCTGCGGGCCTCGCTCAGCTCGAACTGAGTGCGGCGGGTGACGATCTCCTTGCGGTAGGAGAGGTAGTGCTGCAGCGTCTCCTTGAGTGTGAGCACCTTCGGCTCGTTGTTCACCAGGGCCAGGTTGATGACTCCGAACGTCACCTCCATCTGAGTGTGCTGGAAGAGCTGATTGAGAACGATCTCGTCCATCACGTCCCGGCGCAGTTCGAGCACGATGCGCATGCCGTCGCGGTCGCTCTCGTCCCTCAGGTCCGTGATACCGTCGATCTTCTTGTCCTTGACCAGCTCGGCGATGTTCTCGATGAGGTTGGCCTTGTTGACCTGGAAGGGGATCTCGGTGACGATGATGCGCTTCTTGCCCTCGACCTCCTCGATGCTAGAGCGGGAGCGAACCTTCAGGCGGCCCCTGCCCGTGGAATAGGCCTCGATGATGCCAGAGATGCCGTAGATGATGCCGCCGGTGGGGAAGTCTGGACCTTTGATATAGTTCATCAGGTCCATGGTCTCCAGTTCGGGCTTGTCGATGAGCGCCGTCAGGGCGTCCACCACCTCGTTCAGGTTGTGCGGAGGGATGTTGGTGGCCATGCCCACGGCTATGCCCGAGGAGCCGTTCACAAGCAGGTTCGGGAGTTTGGACGGAAGCACGACGGGCTCTTTCAGGCTGCCATCAAAGTTGTTCGCCCAGTCGACCGTCTCCTTGTCTAGGTCGGCCAGCACCTCGCCAGCGATCTTCTCCAGTCTGCACTCGGTGTAACGCATGGCCGCTGGTTCGTCTCCATCAACCGAGCCGAAGTTGCCCTGGCCGTCGACAAGGGGGTAGCGCAGTGAGAATTCCTGGGCCATGCGGACGAGCGAATCGTAGACAGCTAAGTCGCCGTGCGGATGATATTTCCCCATGCAATCTCCCACCACTCTGGCGGACTTCATGTGCTTCTTGCCAGCGGTTAGGCCCATGTCGTGCATCGCGTACAGGATGCGCCTATGCACCGGCTTCAGACCATCTCGGACGTCGGGCAGAGCGCGGGAGACGATCACGCTCATGGCGTAGTCGATGTAGCATTTCTCCATCTCCCGCTCGATGGGCCGGTCGACGACCTTGTGCCATTGCTTCTCCTTTTCCTTGCCGTTCTGCTGTGAATCGCCTTCCATGTTCCCACCTCACACGTCCAGGTTCTCCACTTCCTTCGCATGGGTGATGATGAACTCCCTCCTCGGGCCCACGTCATCACCCATCAGTATCGCGAACAGCTCGTCCGCTCGCACCGCGTCCTCGATCGAGACCTGCTTCATGATACGCCTGGCAGGGTCCATGGTCGTCTCCCAGAGCTGCTTGGGGTTCATCTCGCCCAGACCCTTGTAGCGATTCACCGATGCCCCTTTTCCCAGCTCGGCGATCGCCTCGTCTCGCTCCTTCTCGGTGTAGACGTAGATCTCCCTGCTCCCCTTCGCCACGCGGTAGAGCGGTGGTTGCGCTATGTACACGTATCCGCTGTCGATCAGAGGCTTCATATGGCGGAAGAAAAGCGTGAGGAGCAGGGTGCGGATGTGTGCCCCGTCGACGTCGGCATCGGTCATCAGCACGACACGGTGATAGCGCGCGTTCGCGATGTTGAAATCCTCATCGATGCCGGTGCCCATCGCCGTGATAAGATTCCTGATCTCCTGGTTCTTCAGTATCTTGTCCATGCGCGCTCTTTCCACATTGAGGATCTTGCCTCGTAGGGGAAGGATCGCCTGGAACTCCCGATTGCGACCCATTTTGGCGCTATTGTGCACGAACACGCCAGCAGCCAACGCGAAGTTGTGACTGCCAGGCACTTCGATATCATACACGTCCGCTTTTTCTTTGAGCGGCTCAACGGAAACCACTGCGTGGTTGTGTCTGATGGCGGCTTCGGTGGCGCGCCTCATGTCGTTGTCGAAGTATCTCTCACAGAACGTGTCGAATCTGAGTACCGATTTGTCCCTTTTTGCGAGGCGGTGTGAGGAGAAGAGCTCGACGTCGATCTCGCCGTCATCCTTAACGCACTCCTTCAGCGCAAGAATCGTCTTCCGGTAGTACGTGCGGGCCAACGCAAGCTTTCTCTTGGCGCGAAATTCGGGGGTCCATTGCTCATGGGTCTTATGCGCCCTCCACACTCTGAGTTGCCGATCTTTCCATTGGTCGTTCGCAGCGGCGGCCAGCAATCGGCTGGCCTCCACGTTTGACCGATAGTAGGCCTTTTTTGCGGCGGACTGCGAGTCGCGGTTCTCTTTCCTGGACCAATACTCCCTGGCGGCCCGGCTCAGCCTCTCCATATTAACACGCCTGTATTCCTCGTTCGATTCGTAGTAAGAACGCCACCTTGCCATCATGTGCGCCTTGTACTCTGGGTCCGCCCATTGCCTTTTGGAGTTCTCTGAGACGCGCTTTCTCGTGTCTTCCCTCAGCATCCGCAGGCTTAGTGCCCTCCGATAGTCTTCCCTTTGGTGCGCCTGCCTAGCCTTCTCAATCGACTGGGGGCTGTGAAGCGTCCTTGACAGCATGCTCCTGTGGAGCCTAAGGTGATCCTCCCTAGGCATTCTGACGAGGTTGGCTGGGCTATTGTTCCTCTTGTTGAAATCAATGTGATGGCAATGATTACCGTCGCTCCGCGCATAGGCTCCGAGCCAGCGGTTGTACCAGTCGGACAGAACGTGGGTGAAGAGCCACGAGTTCGAGCGTGGATCCCATGTCATTTCATAACCTTCGATGGTTATTCCAGGGTCCTTCACCCTTGAGTCCTTCCGATACAAGGGCATGAGCGAATCCCCCTTCATGAGCCTCTCGGCGATCATGTAGCTCCCATCCCTCAGCATGAAAGGGTGATCTGGAGTGCAGACGACGCCCTCTCCATTGTCCAGACTGATACGAACGACGTCGGCCTGTCTTCGAGTGATTCTCGCATTAATCGCCAGTTCTACTCCTATCTTCCCATCCCTACGAATCGTGTAGCAGAAGTGTTCCCTTCCTTGCTCCTGCTCCGCCACTAGCTGCTCGAGAGAGAGAGTCCTCCCATCCACGAGCGCGATCTCGGTGTCTCCTGAGAGACACCCGCCTGCTGAGTTCCCCTCGACCAGGTAGAGTTCGCTCTTCGCCGGGTCCTTCTCCGAGCAGTCTGCCAGCTTGCCAGGAAGCGAGGTCGATTCCAGATATCCTTTTCGGCGGGTCAACTCGCGCGCCTTCCGCGCCGCTTCCCGCGCCTGAGAGGCCAAGATGCAGCGCTTGATGCAAGCCTCTGCCACCTTTGGATTCTCCTCTAGGAACTCGAAGAGCTTCTCGTTCAGCGTGCTCTCCACTATTCCCTTGACCTCGGAGTTGCCCAGCCGGGTCTTGGTCTGCCCTTCGAACTGCGGTTCGGGCACCTTGATGCTGAGTATGGCCGTCAGACCTTCCCTCACGTCATCTCCGCTCAACGCCTCCTCGCTCGGCTTGAGGAAGCCGTTCTTGCGAGCGTAGTCGTTCATGGTGCGGGTGAGTGCGGAGCGCAGCCCGATCAGATGCGTGCCGCCTTCGATGGTGTTGATGTTGTTGACAAAGGTGAAGATGGACTCGTTGTAAGCGTCGGTGTACTGCATGGAGAGCTCGATGACCATGCCCTCCCTCTCGGCATAGATGTAGATTGGTCTCTCGTGCAGGGGGATCTTGCTTTTATTGAGCGTGGTGACGAACTCGTTGATCCCGCCTTCATAGTGGAAATGTTCCTCGCGGCCGGTGCGCATGTCCTTGAAATTGATGACCAAGTTGCGGTTGAGGAAGGCCAGGTCGCGAAGTCGGTAGGCGAGCGTGTCATCGTCAAAATTGATGTCCGGGAAGATCTCCCGGTCAGGCATGAATGTGAGGGTCGTGCCGGTCTCTTCGGTCGGACCGACCTCGGTCAGCATGGAGCAGACCACCCCGCGCTCGCAGCGCATCATCCACTCCTTGCCTTCTCGTCTAACGTGCACCTCGAGCCGTTCCGAGAGCGAGTTCACCACGCTCAGGCCGACGCCGTGAAGGCCGCCGGAGACCTTGTAGGACTTGCGGTCGAACTTGCCTCCGGCATGGAGATGCGTCATGACCACCTCCACCGCCGGCTTGCCGTACTTCTCGATGATGCCCGTGGGTATGCCTCGACCGTCGTCGGCCACGGTCACGCTGCCATCGACGTTGACCGTGACGTCGATGCGGTCGCAGAAACCGCCCATGGCCTCGTCGATGCTGTTATCCACGACCTCGTAGACCAGATGGTGCAGGCCCCGGGCATCGGTCGAGCCGATATACATGCTAGGGCGCTTGCGCACGGCCTGCAGACCCTCTAGGACCTGGATCCTATCCGCCGTGTAGCTGTTGTCCTCCATGATCCTCACCATGTT
The Methanomassiliicoccales archaeon genome window above contains:
- the gyrA gene encoding DNA gyrase subunit A, coding for MEGDSQQNGKEKEKQWHKVVDRPIEREMEKCYIDYAMSVIVSRALPDVRDGLKPVHRRILYAMHDMGLTAGKKHMKSARVVGDCMGKYHPHGDLAVYDSLVRMAQEFSLRYPLVDGQGNFGSVDGDEPAAMRYTECRLEKIAGEVLADLDKETVDWANNFDGSLKEPVVLPSKLPNLLVNGSSGIAVGMATNIPPHNLNEVVDALTALIDKPELETMDLMNYIKGPDFPTGGIIYGISGIIEAYSTGRGRLKVRSRSSIEEVEGKKRIIVTEIPFQVNKANLIENIAELVKDKKIDGITDLRDESDRDGMRIVLELRRDVMDEIVLNQLFQHTQMEVTFGVINLALVNNEPKVLTLKETLQHYLSYRKEIVTRRTQFELSEARRREHILIGLMKAVDALDETIQIIRAAQSPEEAKIGLMARFELDEEQAKAILDMRLQKLTGLELESLRQEFADIEKLISELEAILASEERILSIIKGELLQLKSDYGDERKTEIVQNAVDLDIEDLIPVEDMVIMVTQDGYIKRLPLDTYKQQRRGGMGLIGMETKEEDHVTDLFVSSTHDNIMFFTSQGKMFLLKTWRIPVGGRHSKGKPIVNLLPRLEEGEKVINKLPVKEFDSTHYLVFATRKGIIKKTALVAYKNVRINGIIALGLREGDELIDTRISDGSKEVILGTRNGRAIRFDENDVRSMGRPATGVIGIRLFEGDEVVSMTLVTKDSKLLTITERGYGKVSVVGKWEAPAEEETVTDEKEAEPEGVEPEDEEVRDVYRKTHRGGRGIKAMRISPKTGKVVSVLEVSDEDGILIASDSGDVMRTSVSEFRVTGRLTQGVRAKRLEEGEKVIAVERLVGEMDKSIVASTEGKEDEVLLPITDKDENANGDEGNEE
- the gyrB gene encoding DNA topoisomerase (ATP-hydrolyzing) subunit B produces the protein MEDNSYTADRIQVLEGLQAVRKRPSMYIGSTDARGLHHLVYEVVDNSIDEAMGGFCDRIDVTVNVDGSVTVADDGRGIPTGIIEKYGKPAVEVVMTHLHAGGKFDRKSYKVSGGLHGVGLSVVNSLSERLEVHVRREGKEWMMRCERGVVCSMLTEVGPTEETGTTLTFMPDREIFPDINFDDDTLAYRLRDLAFLNRNLVINFKDMRTGREEHFHYEGGINEFVTTLNKSKIPLHERPIYIYAEREGMVIELSMQYTDAYNESIFTFVNNINTIEGGTHLIGLRSALTRTMNDYARKNGFLKPSEEALSGDDVREGLTAILSIKVPEPQFEGQTKTRLGNSEVKGIVESTLNEKLFEFLEENPKVAEACIKRCILASQAREAARKARELTRRKGYLESTSLPGKLADCSEKDPAKSELYLVEGNSAGGCLSGDTEIALVDGRTLSLEQLVAEQEQGREHFCYTIRRDGKIGVELAINARITRRQADVVRISLDNGEGVVCTPDHPFMLRDGSYMIAERLMKGDSLMPLYRKDSRVKDPGITIEGYEMTWDPRSNSWLFTHVLSDWYNRWLGAYARSDGNHCHHIDFNKRNNSPANLVRMPREDHLRLHRSMLSRTLHSPQSIEKARQAHQREDYRRALSLRMLREDTRKRVSENSKRQWADPEYKAHMMARWRSYYESNEEYRRVNMERLSRAAREYWSRKENRDSQSAAKKAYYRSNVEASRLLAAAANDQWKDRQLRVWRAHKTHEQWTPEFRAKRKLALARTYYRKTILALKECVKDDGEIDVELFSSHRLAKRDKSVLRFDTFCERYFDNDMRRATEAAIRHNHAVVSVEPLKEKADVYDIEVPGSHNFALAAGVFVHNSAKMGRNREFQAILPLRGKILNVERARMDKILKNQEIRNLITAMGTGIDEDFNIANARYHRVVLMTDADVDGAHIRTLLLTLFFRHMKPLIDSGYVYIAQPPLYRVAKGSREIYVYTEKERDEAIAELGKGASVNRYKGLGEMNPKQLWETTMDPARRIMKQVSIEDAVRADELFAILMGDDVGPRREFIITHAKEVENLDV